ATAAGCTGTTTGAGGATGATGGATGCCACTTTCAGCTATTTTCATAAAATCATCCGGCACCCGTTGGGCCAGTTGAAGGGAATGATCGGCATGCACATCGAAAGTCTTGAGGTTCCGGTTGTTGATGCCTACCAGGTCCACCGGCTCATGAATTTTTTCCAATTCGGAAGCATCGTGGATCTCAAGGAGCACCTCCAATTCCAGCTCGCGGGCAAAACGGGTTAACTCACGTATCCGGCGCTTAGACAAAAGGGCAGCTATCAGCAGGATGGCATCCGCCCCATAGGCTTTGGCTTCAAGGATCTGATAGTCCTCAACAATGAAGTCCTTTTGCAAGATGGGACAGTAATTTTCTCTGCGGGCCGTCTTTAAGTTCTCCAGCGATCCCCCAAAATACTTATGATCGGTAAGTATAGACAAGGCCGAGGCCCCGGCCTGCATATATCCCAGTGTTACCTGGGCCACTCCCGCGTAATCATTGATCAGTCCTTTGGAAGGAGAACGGGTTTTATACTCCGCGATGATGCCCGATTTTTCGTCATTGCGAATATAGTCTTTCAGGGATACAGGTTGGGTTGGAAAATAGATGCTCCGCTCCAGCAATTTAGATGGGTAAAGGGATCTTCGCTCCTCTACTTCCCGCACTTTATGGGCATAGATCTCATTCAGGATGTTGTCGAATGTTTTCATGATTGCATCTCCATTAACTGTTTAAATGTTTCCAGGGCTTTGCCGTTGGTT
The nucleotide sequence above comes from Bacteroidales bacterium. Encoded proteins:
- the trpC gene encoding indole-3-glycerol phosphate synthase TrpC, which produces MKTFDNILNEIYAHKVREVEERRSLYPSKLLERSIYFPTQPVSLKDYIRNDEKSGIIAEYKTRSPSKGLINDYAGVAQVTLGYMQAGASALSILTDHKYFGGSLENLKTARRENYCPILQKDFIVEDYQILEAKAYGADAILLIAALLSKRRIRELTRFARELELEVLLEIHDASELEKIHEPVDLVGINNRNLKTFDVHADHSLQLAQRVPDDFMKIAESGIHHPQTAYELLRGGFEGLLIGEAFMKHLRPGKACANFIRQLKSLNQKQNPSSYESQGMRIER